A stretch of DNA from Oreochromis aureus strain Israel breed Guangdong linkage group 23, ZZ_aureus, whole genome shotgun sequence:
AACATCTCCCAGAACTCCTCTCGTTCCATGTAGACATCTGCATACAACATCTGGAATCTACATGTCAACGAAACAGCAAAAGCAGTGTGAATTAAAGGAAATATTTCATATCCCTTTTGTTTCAGACGTTTCAATTTATTTGCTTAATTTGAGACTCACCCATGAACATCTCTGACAAACTTCTCCAGCTGGCGTGTTGACGCTTTAGCTTCAAAATGTTTGACTTTAGGTTCCCCATAAGCCCCGATATCTACATACAGCTCCTCCTCTTGACCTTTGGGGTGAACCATCCCTCTGCCTGGTGGCAGCAGGAATGGACACAGCCACAGTGGGTACacctaaaacaacacaaaccaTTTCAATATTAAAGCACAAGTACCTCATACATAAACTAAGTGCCTGGCACACTGATCCATAAATGACTCTTACTTCAATGTCCTTGTGGAAGCGTGTGATGGCATCCTGCAGATGTTTCATGGGCACAAGCATGTCCTGGACCACGTGGTGCTGCTCATAGAGACGTCTGATGGTTTCTCCCTGGGTGAGCTTCAGCAGAGAGATCTTGGGAGGAACCATCCAGCCGAAAAGCCAGCGGAACACGGGGTTGTTGCCAAACGGAATAATATCCTGAAGAAAAGGCACAAATGTACACAGAGATACTAAAATGTCCCTCTGTAATGCAGAGTGctgactcttttttttaacatggagAATTCCCTGGATTTGGTTTTCATGATTCATTGTCTGATTTTAAAATCACAGAtcacatgcttttttttctgtttataaatttttaaaatttaaaattcaaaagaaacagaacatgtagacacacaaacatacataaaaataaaataaaataaaaataaaagaattgggtttttaaaaaactctTCCTTCTtgaaagttttatttctgtcacagtgagaattttaattaaatatgaCAATCCTGAAAATGCAGTATACCATGACTCTGCTAACAAAATAAGTtacaatatataaaaacagGATTTTAGGATTCTTCAGTTATCACAACAGATATTGTGATAACTGTTGACCCTACATTTGACATACTATTGCTTCTGACATATACTGATCaagcataacattatgaccactgtTTGTGATGGCTAGACGACTGAGTCAGAGCATCTCCAAATCTGTGTATCTATCAAAAGTGCTCCAAGGAAGTGACAGGGCCACCAAGAATCACTGTCACTGATGCATGTGGGGATCGAatagtaaatggcctgtatttgtatagcggttttctagtccctaaggaccccaaagcactttacacaaccagtcatccacccattcacacactggtgatggcaagctacattgtggccacagccaccctggggcgcactgacagaggggccactgggccctctgaccaccaccagtaggcaatgggtgaagtgtcttgcccaaggacacaacgaccgagactgtccaagccggggctcgaaccggcaaccttccgattacaaggtgaactcccaactcttgagccacgattgcccCATGAAGGCCTGCTCATGTGGTCTGATCAAACAGACAAGCTATTGTAGCTCAAACTGCCCAAAAATTTAATGGTGGTTCTGATGGATGGCCGGATGTGTGTGCATCTCTTATCTGACGAATACCTGGCAGCAGAATGTGGTATAGGGAAAAGGCAAGCCGGCAGAGGCTGTGGGCATTGTTCTCCTGGGAAACCCTGGATCCTGCCATCCATGCGGATGTTACTTTGACAGGTACCAACCTAGCTAAGCAAGACCATTTACAGCCTTTCATAGAAACATGatggctgtggcctctttcagcagcaTAATGCATCCtgccataaaataaaaatggtttAGGAATGGTTTGAGAAGCACAACAAAAAGTTTGAGTTGTTGACTTGGCCCCCAGATTTCCCAGTTCCAATCAAGCATCTGTGGGACAAGCAAACCTGGACAATCAAATGCAATCCATGGAGGCCCCACCTCACAACTTTCAGGATTAAGGATCTCttgctaacatcttggtgccACAGTACACATTAGGGGTCTAGAGGACTCCATGCCTTGACTGGGTGACCAATTATTAGGCAGGTGGTTATATTGTTGTGCCTGATCAGTGTGTCACATCAGTACTGGCTTTGATCCTCTTATTTTCCAACAGAGGGCAGTGCAAACCTACCAATCACGGTCTGACGCCACCATGTCCAACAACAAAAACGATTCCTGTCACAGATTGTCAGTTAGCAATTTAATCAAATTATCATTAAGCCCTGGTTCTGCCTGCTTTTCCCTGCActgtcaacaaacacaaaatcctTTGGAAAACAGAGCATCCAAAAGCCCAGAGGTGACTCAACTAAATCTGTCAAACCATTACAATGCATAATTCATCACACCATTTACTGTTACAGAAACAAAGGATGCCAAGCCCTCCTCACTAATGGCTAATGGTGTGTGAGGGTGAGGGATAGGgatagagagacagaaagagacaaaGAGCATGCATTAGAGCCTgctaaagagaagaaaagacagCAAATTGGTAAGATGATGACAAGCTAAAATGTGACAGATTTATGCACCCCCTCAGTATAATCCTAAAGCAGATAAaatctgttgtgtgtgtgaatacCTGAAGTTCCCAGAAGATactgcgtgtgtgtctgtgatagTAGTGTCTCAGAGGGATGTACTCAACTCCAGTGCAGTCTCTCTTTAGGTATCCCTCCACGTGTTTAAAGAACCAGGGTTTAAAGTGCAGGCCGATTTTGTTAATCTGATGTTGAAGAGGAAACGGGAAGGttaatatgataaaacaaatgaaaacaaattgcAACCACAGTCAAAGATGGCTTACCTTGTCAGGCTCTGCGTGGTCAGTCATGGTTCCTGTCATGATAACAGCACTATCCAGACTATACTGGAGTCCCTCAACAAATGTGTTCCGCTTGTTCGCAGAAGCTTCGGTGAAGCGTTTACAGATGTTCTCAAGCCCTCTGACTGGCTCATAGTGCAGCTTCACCCAAGGCTTAGCTGGGACTATTTTAATCTCAGCGGCAACCAAGAAGCCCAGAGTGCCACAGGACCACGGGACGGCGTGGAATAGATCCGAGTTCTCCTCCtttatgaagaagaaaaaaaattacaaaggTCGTGGCCCTCTTCTGAATATGACTGTGAAGAGCCAGGCTTTCTGACATTAGGCTatttgtctcagtttttctcaCATACTTCACAGTAGCGACCAGTTTATCTTCTCACAAAGATCACGCTGTCTGCTTTTGGGGTGAAAAATCATAACATGCACGTGTGACAAACCACACTGTGGCTTGGAACACAGTGTATTTGACTTTGAtgaatataaatacaaatatgatttgataaaaatgtcaaactatCAGATTATGTAATTATAGAGTCATAATTGGTGTGACTTGGATGTAAGAAATACAGACTGCATAATGGTTGAAGACCAAAAGTAGCTTGCTGTTTTTCTCAGGCTATGTGAAGTCATTACAAAGGTAATCCAAGGACCAGCTACCAGAAAGGAAAATATAaaccaaaaatataaattaccACTTTACTACATTACTGTGattagttattttattttaccagCAAACAGTTGTCGTCTTTGGATTCTACATTATAGAACAACTTCAGATAAATAGCCTATTTTTAGCTCGAGAAAGTTAGAGGGAATTATGCAGGAAGTTTTACTCAATCCTTGCCCAATTCTGGTAAACAGAAGGACTTAAAATAGATAATATTAACTAGAATAGACTAAACAGagacaaaaatgataatcataaCATCAGTGACATAGTAGCTCACCCCAATTCAGAGGTTACTGAAATGTATGAAGTACAGAAAGAAAGCTATAGTTTGTGTTGTTATTGGTTTGCTGTATTACACAAACTAATGAGGATAAAAATCTATTGTGAAGTCTGTGAGGGTCACAATCATATCCAGGACAAATGAATTTCCTTTAGCTAAAATCTGaccatgaaaaatgtaaaactgcCTGTAAAATGACCAATGTGACACTGAACTTAAGCACAATTGGGGTGAAGACtcatcaggggtgggcaattaattttcccaagTGGCCACATTAAAAACTAGGCCTGCTGCGGAGGGCAAAACCATCAAACTTATAAAGAGATCAAGTTATTATTCTGCAGAACTGAGTTCAGCTTAagctgggatgggctccagCCCCCTCCTATGCGACCCTGTTAAGGATACTTGGAAGAGAATGGAAGAAACAGTCGTAGTTTCTCATGTGGCTTATTAGGAAAATTAATAGCCCACCCTTGCATTAGATCATCAGTGTGTACAAGTTTCGCTAAAATCTGATCAAAACTTGAGGAGGAGTACCGATTTGTGAACTGTGCAGAAACAGATTAGCCCACTGGTCCTTTGACCAGATGAGCTAAGAAGTAGAAATGTTTCTATCCATTGAAACTGAGGGTAAAAGTTTCCATAGTTATTTTTCATGGTGAAATTTTAGTGCTTTCTTGCTAATGAACCTTCTACCGTGAATTAAAACCATGCTAATATAGTGACCACCAAATACTCCATCTGAGCAAAGCTGGTTTCACTGCCCATGGATATTTCTTCAAATATAAAAGCAAAGATAGCGTAATTGAAATCATAATTTTGTTATCTCAAAAAGCAGGGATAATTTAGTAAGGCATGAGTGCAAGGATGGCATACTAACCCACAAAACTCTCTTTAGAATACAAGCGCCTGGACTCAGACATATATCATCTATATACTTAACACAAAATCAATACTCACCTCTGTGCAACGTACTAAACTGCCATCAGCTAGAACCAGTTCATAGGCAACACAGATGTGCTGAAACAGCCCATAAATATGGGATGACGACTCTATGCCGGTACCCATCACTAGCCCACCTGAGAGAGGACAGAGAATCATAAACGTTCTTTACTAATTCAATTTCTACCCGGGTGAGAACAACACCAGGCGGACACATGAGCAGACAGGAACATGTGCctgctgtgagtgtgtgtgtggacatgaGGATAAATTAATGTACTGCGGCCTGATTGGAAAACATTAGACTGTTGATGCGTTGTTTATAACATCAGGAAATCCATTATGAAACCCAATCCAGGGGTGCTTCCAACACTGCAGCCATTTCCTCCCAGTTTCGTCTTTTGAGCTACAACATCAGTCCTCTAACGCGATTAGAAAAGTCGTTGAGGCTCTAAACAGGatgcagtgactgacagaggaaaTGCAGGATTTACATCAGTGAAATCGGTGTCGACATCATCGGTACATCTCTCTATTTGCAGAAACCACAGAAGGTGCCGATCCATGATTCCAATGAAAATAAAGCACAACGTACCCACAGTGAGGTCATCCAGCTCTGGCAGCACTGGCAATGTCCAGCCGATGGAGTTGAGGAGAGCGGTGACTTGACCCATGTTTGCCAGCGGTTCAACTCTAACCACctaaaaaacaaatatcttTTTAAGTAACAATCCACCAGCAGGTTCTCCTACTTCCATCTCACCCTCCTTTGTCACACCAacccctctgcatgtccttcttCACTACAGCTTCCTCTTTTGCTTCTGCCTGCCAACTCTATATTCAACACTATCCCTCCTCAAACACATGTCCAAATCATCTTGCCTCTCTATCTTTGTCTCAAAAGATAGATCCTCACAATTTACGTGGAACTTATGCCTGCATGAAAGTATTGAGCCAAATAATTAGACAATTTGccatgcagaaataaacactttCTGTGACACCTCGAATGTAAGAAATGGCCTCAGTCTATCCATCCATGTACAAGCTGTTTGATTCCAACACTGTCTGGACTAATTGGACTGCATGGACTACATGGACATTTATAAACTGCTCAGTCCACCTTAAAGACTTAAAACACGATCAATAATTTTCAGTCACTGGTCgagaacagttttccacttttaaTTAGGTCTTCAATTTCTCTGAAAGTTTTAACACTCATCTAAAGACCCTGTTTACAACGTGATCCTTACACATAGCTTTTATTatgttccatccatccatccattcgcttccgcttatcctttccagggtcgcggggggcgctggagcctatcccagctgtcatagggcgagaggcggggtacaccctggacaggtcgccagtctgtcgcaggggccaacacacagggacagacaaccattcacgccacattcacacctagtgacaatttggattatccaattaacctatcccctcaaactgcatgtctttggacggtgggaggaagccggagtacccggagggaacccacgcaaacacggggagaacatgcaaactccacacaaagaccccggcctgatggtggaattgaactcaggaccttcttgctgtgcggcaacagtgctaaccaccgtgccaccttttattatgttttatatCTTATTTGTTACTGTACAATGCTGTTTGTGTTATGATTTGTATCCATATACTATTATTAGCTCCTTTTGGCAGCTCTCTTATTACACTATACACTAAAGTGTCACCAGAGTGGATGGATCCACATAATTCATTTGGAAGATTTTAACGGCGGATTCCCTTCCTGTTGCAACTCTCCCAAGGATTTATGTCTCCTCCTGGTTCCAAATCGGGGATCTCTCATGCATTAGACAATTATGTCAACCGCTTTACAGAGCTCAGAAATAATGGGTGAATTAACAGAAATGTCTGGTTAAGATATTACAATAATTCACCTAACTTTTATCTGATTGGCTCATTGTTGCTGAGCTCTCtgtaaagacacatttttaaacatgttttataaagaAACAGACCAAATTAATCAAATACCTGCCGTTCACATCATAAAACAAGATGTGGTAAAGTAACATAGCCATTCTTTTCCTACAGATAGAAAGTTTTTATTATTGCGGTAATATGTTTTAATGATAGATGTCAAagcacaattttttaaaataatatctCTATTGTGTTTTCATTACTATCTGACTTACTAACTTGGGAACTTGACAGAACTGAGCTCAGGTTGAGGCTGTTTAATCGGTTACAAACATTTCTGGTTGATTTCACAGATATGAAACACCTGGAGCTGAGTTTGTTGCCCCCTCGTACCTGCCTCTTTGTGTCCACCTCCAGAATGTCCATCATGTTGATCATAATGTTCTTGTGGGTTTTCTTGTACTTGCCCACTCTGAGAGACACGGTGAGCCAGCCGGGGCGACCTGTACACATGTAGGTCTTAGAGCCCTGCTTTCTCCAGTCGCGCACCTGAAATGTCACATATGGAGATGTCCTGGTTGGTATCCATTAGGTGATAATGTATATGAGAGGACATTTTTCCTAAGATAGGTTTCCTGTATATGAAATCCTGCATGACATGGGGATAAGCAAAATCCTTTTAGTGATACAGCTGTTGAGTGATTAGTTAATAAGTTTAAATTATTGAATAACTGATTCCCTTTAATTGAGTCTAATTAGTTGAGGTGAAGCCACACCACTGTTTAACTTTACAAAGCTGCTTGTAATCCACagattatacacacacagtacatcTGTTATCCTATCTGAATCAAAAGCAGCCTGTTAAAGTTTTCACAAGCATGACTCACTGCAAACAACACATGAAACTTTATAATCAATAACTATTTGACTGTAATTGTTATTGATCATTAAATATCATGGGGGCCCAAATTAAAAGGGACGACTCTGCAGCATGAATGAAACATTGAGATGTAATAGAAATAAGGCTGCGTGCCTCATGAGTTTAGTAATGACTGAAAAGGACAGTGCAGCTCTGACACCTGTTCACGCGGACACGCTCACCTGTCTCTGGATGTCTCGCACGCGCTGGTCGTGCAGTTTGGGCGCAGAACACATCTTGAAAATGAGCCACGCTCTCGCATAGTAATACACATCAAATATAACGGAGAGCGGCAGCAGGAACAAGCACACAAATATCCACCTCTGGTGAACTATCACGTAATCTAGACCTTTGACTTTGATCCACAGCAGGAACAAAACCACCAAACTTCCTAAATACAACAGTGGAGCCATCGTGTCCGGGCAGATCGGCACTCACTCTCCTCTCTTTCCAAACTAAAGATATCCGCTTCACTTCTCAGCTGGTGAAGTAGCGCCTTGGTGAACTCTGTATTGATTATCCCAACCCCCAAAACTCGATTTCTGATCACCCCTTCGCTGGGATAGGTGAGCAGGGCTAGGTGGTAGGCAAGCCCCTCCCCTGCTTAACATTGATTGGGCGATAATACCAAAGGGGCGGAACCTGTCGTGTAAGCTTTAAGTTAACTGGTCCACTAAGTGACTGAAGGGAATACCAGAAATGTAGCCTTTTTGTTGTTTACCCAATCACGGAGCACGCAGGCTGTCACACCATGCACCCTGTCCTCATGGCTGTGTTACAACACTGTATTTAAACAGTATCACAGGTTGGACCCTGTAGTTTAATGCGGACACTTTAAGTTTAAATTAACTTCTGTAGTTTCTTGCAGAAGCAAGCTTTGTCATAATCAGTGGATGAATGAACTCCCAACATGTCCTTGGCTGTAGGTCAGTTACTTGCATTGTTTTCCCCCATCTTTTATAAAGTAAATGGTCTATTTGATGCATGTTTATTTATAGTCTGCGCATGTAAATCAGTGGATAGTAATAAACCTAAGTGTGCCTACCCCCTTTGGTGCAGATTAGCCGTTGAAAGGAGAGACATTAATGATCCTTTCTGGTTGAAAGCAGCCTACCTTTCCACAGTATTGGCATCATTAGGTTAAATGGCTGGAGTTTGTGTTTACTACTAATAGCAAAAGTTAGAAAGCTAAAATTGTAACAATTAcaccttttaaaataaaagctgcCCTATGTCTGAATACATTTTCACAAGCATGCTCTTAGCCAGCTATGAGGCCACCAAGGTTCACAGtgtggtctttttttaaattcattttttatttttttattttggagtttaaaataaaaattgaagCCAAATGAAAGTAGACACTCAGTTTCAGATTATTTTTGGCATTTAGATTGGACATCCTTTTTTTTGGTCCTCTCAGCCATACAGCTGTGTCTGTGAACTCACAAGCCCAACACACTTGCTGTTCAAACTTTCTGTCTCTGAGGAGCAAAAAGATAGGTGGTGGACATTGATATGGCAGACTTGAAGATGTTAAGACTTTTTTCTACCGTGGTCAAGATGGACAGATTAGAAATGTCATCGGGCCAGCTCCGGTTCCagcggtttggagacaaagttagagaggaaaagctgagatggtttggacatgtgcagaggacaGATAGTAGATGTAGAAGATGGAGCTACCAGCCATGAAGAGacgaggaagaccacagagaaaatgtagtgaaggaggacaatGCACAAGattgtgtgacagaagaggatgtgAGGGATAGGgttagatggaggcagatgatcttcAGTGGTGACTTAAAAGGagcagagaaaagaagaaggtgAAGGAGCTAAACAGCCAACTTTTAGACAGACTGTGGCTAAATCTATCAACACATTAAGTTTTAGGATGCATTGGTGCAGATGACGGGGATGTCTTCATAAAGGCAAATCAAGTGCTCGTATTGTAATTTCTGATCTGAGCACCCTAACCTCGTCTGAACCTCATCTGCTCCTGACAAATACCTCCTACAGTATGATACCAGATTGACAGGTCTCAGTCCAGAACAACTCCAGGTCCAGGTGAAAATGGCTTGTTTATATCAGATGTCAAAGGActatggccagactgcttcaagttgATAGGCAGGCAACAATAACTCAAATTACCACTCGTTACAACAATGATATGCagcagagcatctctgaatgcacttTACATCCACATcgaaccttaaagcagatggaCTGCAGTataagaccacaccaggtgcgaCTCTTGTGAGCTAAGAATGGGAAATTGAGGCTGCAATTCAGGCACACCAAAACTGGATTACATAAGTTTAGAAAGATGCTGCCTGCTCtaatgagtcttgatttctgctgctttcattcagaTGGTATGGTGAGAATTTGGtataaataacataaaagcATGAATCCATGCAACATTGTATCAATGTTTTCGGCTGGAGGTAATGGTTTAATGGTTAGGGCATTATCTTGTTGGCACACCgtgggccccttagtaccaactgagcatcatctatacaccacagcctgcctgagtattgttgccATCCTTtaatgaccacagtgtacccatcccctgatggctgcttccagcaggataacatgtCATGTAACAAATCCCAAATCATTTCAAAATGATTTCTGGAACACAACAATAAGTTCAGTCtcctcaaatggcctccactgtcaccagatctcaatccaatagagcacttttgggatgtggtggaacaggagattcccatcatggatgtgcagccgacaaatctgcagcagctgtgcgaTGCCGTCATGTCAATATCggccaaaatctctgaggaatatttccagcaccttTGCCATAAAGAATTAAATTTACTCTTAAAGCAAAAGGGGGTCAAACATGGTGCTAGCAAGGTGTACTTAATGATGTGTCCAGTCAGTGTATAGTTTACACTGGTAAGTAATTAAAGCTGTAACAAATTCAGTAGGTGTTTTTCATCAAACTGTGTGGTAAGCAAAAATGGAAAATCCTCTTCCAAgtaagtttttaaaaaggaagcaTCCTTTATACGTCACTCTAACTTGTTCACGATCTGCTGCTGTGATGTGGATTGTTTCATAATGTGGAAAACATATTTTGTTACAGGATATAGGACTGAACTTGTGTCTATTTTACATCCAGTACGTCCATTTATGTTTAGAGAAGTGGCTTtggcactctctctctctccctcttactctctctctctctgaacacacacacacacacacacacacacacacacacacacacacacacacacacacacagggctaaAGTGGTACCCTTCAGACACATTAGacagagggagggtggggcGCCAGTAAAGATTTCTTAATGGGCTCGGCCGCTCTCTCGTCCATCTGCCTTGATGATAAACACACAGCTACTCAACATTAGCCTGATGCGCCTCAAAGCAGTCgacattttatttctctttatttttcaacaaactgtCACTTTTAGGACTTTTCCGCTGCTGGAGACCAACAAAGACAGAACCAATACACATGGTGAATGATCAGGAGTATTTTATCAGTAATGGAGACGGAAATGACGGGATCAAAAGAGTAAGAATAAGGAGGAATTCCGTGTCACAGGATTTCTGGAACTGTGGAGTAAATTTTTTGGATGCCTGGTCAGTGTCAGAGCGCATGGGGAACACACTTCGTGAATCTGTTTATGTGTGA
This window harbors:
- the dhcr24 gene encoding delta(24)-sterol reductase, which produces MAPLLYLGSLVVLFLLWIKVKGLDYVIVHQRWIFVCLFLLPLSVIFDVYYYARAWLIFKMCSAPKLHDQRVRDIQRQVRDWRKQGSKTYMCTGRPGWLTVSLRVGKYKKTHKNIMINMMDILEVDTKRQVVRVEPLANMGQVTALLNSIGWTLPVLPELDDLTVGGLVMGTGIESSSHIYGLFQHICVAYELVLADGSLVRCTEEENSDLFHAVPWSCGTLGFLVAAEIKIVPAKPWVKLHYEPVRGLENICKRFTEASANKRNTFVEGLQYSLDSAVIMTGTMTDHAEPDKINKIGLHFKPWFFKHVEGYLKRDCTGVEYIPLRHYYHRHTRSIFWELQDIIPFGNNPVFRWLFGWMVPPKISLLKLTQGETIRRLYEQHHVVQDMLVPMKHLQDAITRFHKDIEVYPLWLCPFLLPPGRGMVHPKGQEEELYVDIGAYGEPKVKHFEAKASTRQLEKFVRDVHGFQMLYADVYMEREEFWEMFDGQLYHKLRDELGCKEAFPEVYDKICKSARH